Proteins encoded by one window of Kribbella flavida DSM 17836:
- a CDS encoding helix-turn-helix domain-containing protein: MGPSPEAVRLARKLRGLRESHESGLTQATLARALSDDSRVAVATISSWESLTNPKLPPADRLRSYALFFCSDRPITDPPHLVPESELTADERQRFQDLHQELVALREAVRSQGGGSGSPIGGSYTWDFESGPITIICPEAPLPGRPPLANEKNPNYTRMYRYADLDALIELWGHLRASNPELSVVHRLPSEVVADDLSSHVVVLGGIAWNQVTKRLLKTLRELPVSQVEVEDLKTGEIFRSSGPGGREFRPVWDDGDNGRELVEDVALLARLRNPFNHSRTITICNGIHSRGVLGSVRVLTDVAVRERNEAFLSSHFPQGSFALLLRVPVVNGEAISPDLEIAANRLYEWSPSEKTTAE, from the coding sequence TTGGGCCCTTCACCAGAGGCCGTTCGGCTGGCCAGGAAACTGCGAGGCCTGCGCGAATCGCACGAGTCCGGCCTGACTCAGGCGACGCTGGCTCGTGCGCTCAGCGACGACTCGCGGGTCGCCGTCGCGACGATCAGCTCATGGGAGTCCCTGACCAATCCCAAGCTGCCGCCGGCTGACCGGTTGCGCTCGTACGCGCTGTTCTTCTGCTCGGACCGGCCGATCACCGACCCGCCGCACCTGGTGCCCGAGAGCGAGCTCACGGCGGACGAGCGGCAGCGATTCCAGGACCTGCACCAGGAACTCGTGGCGCTGCGCGAGGCGGTCCGCAGTCAGGGTGGCGGCAGCGGTTCGCCGATCGGCGGCTCCTACACCTGGGACTTCGAGAGCGGCCCGATCACGATCATCTGCCCCGAGGCGCCGCTGCCGGGACGGCCTCCGTTGGCGAACGAGAAGAACCCCAACTACACGCGCATGTACCGGTACGCCGACCTGGATGCGCTGATCGAGTTGTGGGGGCACCTTCGCGCATCCAACCCCGAACTGAGCGTCGTGCACCGACTGCCTTCGGAGGTGGTCGCCGACGACCTGTCCAGTCACGTGGTCGTGCTCGGCGGCATCGCCTGGAACCAGGTGACCAAGCGGCTCCTCAAGACGCTGCGCGAGCTGCCGGTGTCCCAAGTCGAGGTCGAGGACCTGAAGACGGGCGAGATCTTTCGATCCAGCGGACCCGGCGGCCGGGAGTTCCGGCCGGTCTGGGACGACGGGGACAACGGCCGCGAACTGGTCGAGGACGTCGCCCTGCTGGCCCGGCTGCGTAATCCCTTCAACCACAGCCGGACCATCACCATCTGCAACGGCATCCACAGCCGCGGCGTGCTCGGGTCGGTCCGGGTGCTCACCGATGTCGCGGTGCGCGAGCGCAACGAGGCATTTCTTTCCAGCCACTTCCCGCAGGGATCGTTCGCCCTGCTCCTGCGGGTCCCGGTGGTGAACGGCGAGGCGATCTCCCCCGATCTGGAAATCGCCGCGAACCGGCTCTACGAGTGGTCGCCGAGCGAGAAGACGACAGCCGAGTGA
- a CDS encoding metallopeptidase family protein — protein sequence MSRADFEVLVAEALDEVPVELASLIDNVAIFVEDDAPPSDPGLLGIYEGVPLTERGNWYGGVLPDRITIYRNPTLAICETVEDVVDEVNVTVVHEIAHHFGIDDARLHELGYD from the coding sequence ATGAGCCGGGCGGATTTCGAGGTGCTGGTGGCCGAGGCGCTGGACGAGGTGCCGGTCGAGCTCGCGTCGCTGATCGACAACGTGGCGATCTTCGTCGAGGACGACGCGCCGCCGAGCGACCCTGGGCTGCTGGGCATCTACGAGGGCGTGCCGCTGACCGAGCGTGGCAACTGGTACGGCGGGGTGCTGCCGGACCGGATCACCATCTACCGGAATCCGACGCTGGCGATCTGCGAGACGGTCGAGGACGTGGTCGACGAGGTGAACGTCACCGTCGTGCACGAGATCGCGCACCACTTCGGCATCGACGACGCCCGCCTGCACGAACTCGGCTACGACTGA
- a CDS encoding polyprenol monophosphomannose synthase, which yields MGESLSKIIVVVPTYNERENLPVLAGLLADLHLPGLQMLVVDDNSPDGTGDVADELAKAAPERVGVLHRTEKNGLGRAYVAGITRALDENADIILQMDADLSHPASVVPIMVEKLRSTDAGLVIGSRYVEGGSAAAEWAWHRRMLSAWANFYVNTILRLGVKDATAGFKAWKADTLRAIEVGSIQSNGYSFQVEMNYRAVRRGFRIAEVPIRFEERTHGASKMSLKVQLESALMPWKLLFRRS from the coding sequence ATGGGTGAGAGCTTGTCCAAGATCATCGTCGTCGTGCCGACCTACAACGAGCGGGAGAACCTGCCCGTGCTGGCCGGACTGCTGGCCGACCTGCACCTGCCCGGGCTGCAGATGCTGGTCGTCGACGACAACTCCCCGGACGGCACCGGTGACGTCGCCGACGAGCTGGCCAAGGCGGCGCCGGAGCGGGTCGGCGTCCTGCACCGGACCGAGAAGAACGGTCTCGGCCGCGCGTACGTGGCCGGCATCACCCGGGCGCTCGACGAGAACGCGGACATCATCCTCCAGATGGACGCCGACCTGTCCCACCCGGCGTCGGTCGTGCCGATCATGGTCGAGAAGCTGCGCAGCACCGACGCCGGCCTGGTGATCGGTTCGCGGTACGTCGAGGGCGGCTCCGCGGCGGCCGAGTGGGCCTGGCACCGGCGGATGCTGTCGGCCTGGGCGAACTTCTACGTGAACACGATCCTGCGGCTGGGCGTGAAGGACGCGACCGCCGGCTTCAAGGCGTGGAAGGCCGACACGCTGCGGGCGATCGAGGTCGGCTCGATCCAGAGCAACGGCTACTCGTTCCAGGTGGAGATGAACTACCGGGCGGTCCGCCGCGGCTTCCGGATCGCCGAGGTGCCGATCCGGTTCGAGGAGCGCACCCACGGCGCGTCGAAGATGAGCCTGAAGGTCCAGCTCGAGTCGGCCCTGATGCCCTGGAAGCTGCTCTTCCGCCGCTCCTGA
- a CDS encoding histidine phosphatase family protein, protein MRHIYLVTHPEAQHHVDGIVGGWHDSELTPRGRLQAECIAEVLASRIGQQPVEVYSSDLSRASQTAERIAQSLAVEVQTDPRLRERSNGEADGRPQAWLAERRIPLPEYGDRLGHHDGPAGAETRLQLVERLYPALADILRQPVAHQIVVSHASASSYLIAAWIGMPKTSTDRVFFPLTAGSITTLRRNDTHHSHQVVTLNETAHLRAVEDPPPAGS, encoded by the coding sequence ATGAGACACATCTACCTCGTCACCCATCCCGAGGCCCAGCACCACGTCGACGGCATCGTCGGAGGCTGGCACGACTCAGAGCTGACACCCCGCGGACGCCTGCAGGCCGAATGCATCGCCGAGGTCCTGGCGAGCAGGATCGGACAACAGCCGGTCGAGGTCTACTCCTCGGATCTGAGCCGAGCCAGCCAAACGGCGGAGCGCATCGCCCAAAGCCTCGCCGTCGAAGTCCAGACCGATCCACGGCTCCGCGAGAGGTCCAACGGCGAGGCCGACGGGCGTCCCCAAGCGTGGCTGGCCGAACGCCGCATCCCACTCCCGGAGTACGGCGACCGCCTCGGCCACCACGACGGCCCAGCCGGCGCGGAGACCCGCCTGCAGCTGGTCGAACGCCTGTACCCGGCCCTGGCCGACATCCTCCGCCAGCCAGTCGCCCACCAGATCGTGGTCTCCCACGCAAGCGCATCCAGCTACCTGATCGCAGCCTGGATCGGCATGCCGAAAACATCGACCGACCGGGTCTTCTTCCCCCTCACTGCAGGCAGCATCACCACCCTCCGCCGCAACGACACCCACCACAGCCACCAGGTCGTCACCCTGAACGAAACCGCGCACCTGCGCGCCGTGGAGGACCCACCACCGGCCGGAAGCTGA
- a CDS encoding DUF6924 domain-containing protein, with the protein MLSLPSSELSLLVRTDFTDNAAWQRVRSAALAESVDGFSAYVTVIDERAYDGASWEDVRQAAMAGGEHAAVLFIADQSALGEDHPIQAVDLSGASRAPFRCIARELWSVDNNLNLANMDWDEFADNTDADGVFRGFA; encoded by the coding sequence ATGCTCAGTTTGCCGAGTTCCGAGTTGTCCCTGCTGGTGCGGACCGATTTCACTGACAACGCCGCATGGCAGCGGGTTCGATCGGCTGCGCTGGCCGAGAGCGTTGATGGCTTCAGCGCCTACGTGACGGTCATCGATGAGCGCGCCTACGATGGCGCTTCCTGGGAAGACGTGCGCCAAGCGGCCATGGCCGGCGGGGAACACGCCGCGGTCCTGTTCATCGCGGACCAATCTGCACTCGGTGAGGATCATCCCATCCAGGCCGTGGACCTCAGCGGTGCATCACGAGCCCCGTTCAGGTGTATCGCTCGGGAGCTCTGGTCTGTGGACAACAACCTCAACCTCGCGAACATGGATTGGGATGAGTTCGCCGACAATACCGACGCTGACGGCGTTTTCCGCGGCTTCGCCTAG
- a CDS encoding TolB family protein codes for MHRSTEVLVEAPNWTPDGEWLVVNGDGKLFRVAVTGGELQEIPLGGVPPVNNDHVLSPDGATVYVSAEDGHLYAVSAGVARRVSNDRGEGFKHYLHGVSPDGRTLAYIGMDRRGITNVCTVPAAGGDDVQITDDAYAGDGAEYSADGRWIYFNSERAASVPGHAQLFRVPAAGGVPEQLTDDERVNWFPHPAPDGSAVAYVSFPPGTVGHPADVADVRIRLLTADGGIREVATVFGGQGTMNVPSWSPDSNSFAYVAYPL; via the coding sequence GTGCACCGGTCGACGGAGGTGCTGGTGGAGGCGCCGAACTGGACTCCGGACGGCGAGTGGCTGGTGGTCAACGGGGACGGCAAGTTGTTCCGGGTTGCGGTGACCGGCGGAGAGTTGCAGGAGATTCCGCTCGGTGGAGTGCCGCCGGTCAACAACGATCATGTGCTGAGCCCGGACGGGGCGACTGTGTACGTCTCGGCCGAGGACGGACATCTGTACGCCGTGAGCGCAGGCGTGGCGCGGCGGGTGAGCAACGATCGCGGAGAGGGGTTCAAGCACTACCTGCACGGGGTTTCGCCCGATGGGCGGACGCTGGCTTACATCGGGATGGATCGTCGCGGGATCACCAACGTGTGCACGGTTCCGGCGGCCGGTGGCGACGACGTGCAGATCACCGATGACGCATACGCCGGCGACGGGGCGGAGTACAGCGCGGACGGTCGGTGGATCTACTTCAACTCCGAGCGGGCGGCGAGTGTGCCGGGGCATGCGCAGTTGTTCCGCGTGCCGGCGGCGGGTGGGGTGCCGGAGCAGTTGACGGATGACGAGCGGGTGAACTGGTTCCCGCACCCGGCGCCGGACGGGTCGGCGGTGGCGTACGTCAGTTTTCCGCCCGGGACCGTGGGGCATCCGGCCGATGTCGCGGACGTGCGGATTCGGTTGCTGACGGCCGATGGGGGGATCCGGGAGGTTGCCACGGTGTTCGGTGGGCAAGGCACGATGAACGTGCCGAGCTGGTCGCCGGACAGCAATTCCTTCGCGTACGTCGCGTACCCGCTGTAG
- a CDS encoding FGGY-family carbohydrate kinase: MTYLGIDVGTTNTKACLFPQGRILTTPTPRSATELVADALRLVAEITDGQRVDAVGIAGMAETGAPLDAGLAPLTDLITWQDQPGVQQAAQLESAVGPRELFARTGLRLSPKLPVTTWRWLGDTTDVLNRTRLWAGAPDLVLAALTGTSATHLTHAQRYGVLDLRKRQWDAELLAWGGLDRLPAIAEPMTVTAHTTTGPLPSGVPVVLCGHDHLVGAWAAGVREPGQVADSLGTSEAVITPSPELVLDDELRRQGISSGWYADGRLGCAVSGNGAAGGLVQQRLAYFGRDYDWLAAVLAPIGPASDQVIAPYPNGRQAPAPDPTPRYDVRGPAADPAAEMRALVDALSFHARWMAEEQTRLLGIEWRSTVAFGGPARLDGWMARKALAGGERGFAVVPGEATAAAGAALMAAEVVTGTPSVPLGGRPVRSSPQLARQWDGPGWHRFHKVVTAIG; the protein is encoded by the coding sequence GTGACGTATCTGGGGATAGATGTCGGCACCACGAACACCAAAGCATGCCTGTTCCCGCAGGGCCGGATCCTCACCACGCCCACCCCGCGCAGCGCCACGGAGCTGGTCGCGGACGCGCTGCGCCTGGTTGCCGAGATCACCGACGGGCAGCGCGTGGACGCGGTCGGTATCGCCGGGATGGCGGAGACCGGTGCGCCGCTGGACGCCGGTCTGGCACCGCTGACGGACCTGATCACCTGGCAGGACCAACCTGGTGTCCAGCAGGCTGCTCAGCTTGAGTCAGCGGTCGGTCCGCGCGAGTTGTTCGCCCGGACAGGCCTCCGGCTCAGTCCCAAGCTCCCGGTGACGACTTGGCGCTGGCTCGGCGACACCACAGACGTACTCAATCGCACCCGGCTCTGGGCAGGTGCGCCAGACCTCGTCCTGGCCGCGTTGACCGGCACCTCCGCGACTCACCTCACCCATGCTCAGCGGTACGGCGTACTGGACCTGCGGAAGCGGCAGTGGGACGCCGAACTGCTGGCGTGGGGTGGACTGGACCGGTTGCCGGCGATTGCCGAGCCGATGACTGTCACGGCGCATACGACAACCGGGCCGCTACCGAGCGGCGTACCGGTGGTCCTGTGTGGTCATGATCACCTTGTGGGCGCGTGGGCCGCCGGAGTTCGCGAGCCCGGCCAGGTCGCCGACTCGCTGGGGACGTCCGAGGCTGTCATCACGCCCAGTCCCGAACTCGTGCTCGACGACGAGCTCAGACGGCAGGGCATCAGCTCCGGCTGGTACGCCGACGGCCGGCTCGGCTGCGCGGTCTCCGGGAACGGCGCAGCGGGCGGTCTCGTGCAGCAGCGCCTCGCGTACTTCGGCCGCGACTACGACTGGCTCGCCGCCGTCCTGGCGCCGATCGGCCCAGCCAGCGACCAGGTCATCGCGCCGTACCCCAACGGCCGGCAGGCCCCAGCGCCCGACCCGACACCCCGGTACGACGTACGCGGTCCGGCGGCTGATCCCGCGGCGGAGATGCGCGCGCTGGTCGACGCGCTGAGCTTCCATGCCCGGTGGATGGCGGAGGAACAGACCCGGCTGCTGGGGATCGAGTGGCGCAGCACGGTCGCGTTCGGTGGTCCGGCGCGGCTGGACGGGTGGATGGCACGCAAGGCGCTCGCTGGGGGTGAGCGGGGATTCGCTGTAGTGCCAGGAGAAGCGACGGCGGCAGCAGGCGCCGCGTTAATGGCGGCGGAGGTGGTGACTGGTACGCCGAGCGTGCCGCTGGGAGGTCGTCCGGTGCGGAGTTCTCCACAGCTGGCGCGGCAGTGGGATGGCCCTGGCTGGCATCGATTCCATAAGGTGGTGACAGCGATCGGCTGA
- a CDS encoding GNAT family N-acetyltransferase: MDVEVLAEDDWAVLRQVRLRALDDSPAAFLSSYQAEAAAGEEYWRHRCLAYRWVVARNQHRAVGLVCSVKVLDRPADERHLESIWVDPAHRRQGVLRAMLHHLAELEPEVRSWLVWVLDGNDEARAIYERLGFASTGERQLLSTLGRSEERMRLESKAAVRDLDDPGSVP, translated from the coding sequence TTGGACGTCGAAGTGCTAGCTGAGGACGATTGGGCAGTTCTGCGACAGGTTCGGCTGCGAGCCCTCGACGATTCCCCGGCCGCGTTCCTGTCGAGCTATCAGGCCGAGGCGGCCGCGGGCGAAGAGTACTGGCGTCACCGCTGCCTAGCGTACCGCTGGGTCGTCGCTCGCAACCAGCATCGGGCGGTAGGCCTGGTGTGCTCCGTCAAGGTTCTCGATCGGCCGGCGGACGAACGGCATCTCGAGTCGATCTGGGTTGATCCCGCACACCGCCGGCAAGGCGTGCTGCGCGCAATGCTCCATCACTTGGCCGAGCTCGAGCCGGAGGTCCGCAGCTGGCTGGTCTGGGTGCTCGACGGAAATGACGAGGCCCGCGCGATCTACGAACGGTTGGGTTTCGCGTCCACCGGCGAGCGTCAGCTGCTCAGTACTTTGGGGCGATCGGAGGAACGGATGAGGCTGGAGTCGAAAGCAGCTGTGCGCGACTTGGACGATCCTGGGTCGGTGCCGTAG
- a CDS encoding DUF6247 family protein: MTAQPLQGPGDDPAEILRVLPAKWHEQFLSEYHQALDAAHEVWRFRQLRDVLHLWQLRAVAYSNPDFDKAAAAARQGCDSEFVPADQVLPDWPTRS; the protein is encoded by the coding sequence ATGACCGCGCAACCGCTCCAGGGACCGGGCGACGACCCCGCCGAGATCCTGCGCGTGCTGCCGGCGAAGTGGCACGAACAATTCCTCAGCGAGTACCACCAGGCGCTCGACGCCGCGCACGAGGTCTGGCGGTTCCGGCAATTGCGCGATGTGCTGCACCTGTGGCAGCTACGGGCAGTCGCCTACTCGAATCCTGATTTCGACAAGGCAGCAGCGGCGGCGCGCCAGGGTTGCGACAGCGAGTTCGTGCCGGCCGACCAGGTTCTTCCGGACTGGCCCACCCGGTCGTGA
- a CDS encoding GNAT family N-acetyltransferase, translating to MVVLERLRADHEAELLRFELENRAYFARVIPDRGDAYFAEFSQRHKALLEFQAAGSDHFHVLVDGAEIVGRVNLVEVVDGSAELGYRIAESAGGRGLATWAVQEVAQLASTAYGLTRLTAVTTVDNVASQKVLHRAGFTPTGDLQLDGRPGLSYALELAPVDNPQPRSRPTG from the coding sequence ATGGTTGTGCTGGAACGGCTGCGGGCGGATCACGAGGCCGAGTTGCTCCGGTTCGAGCTCGAGAATCGGGCGTACTTCGCGCGGGTGATCCCCGATCGCGGCGACGCGTACTTCGCCGAGTTCTCCCAACGGCACAAGGCGTTGCTGGAGTTCCAGGCGGCCGGGTCGGACCACTTCCACGTGCTGGTCGACGGTGCCGAGATCGTCGGCCGGGTCAATCTGGTCGAGGTGGTCGACGGGTCGGCCGAACTGGGTTACCGCATCGCCGAGTCCGCCGGCGGCCGCGGGCTGGCGACGTGGGCCGTGCAGGAGGTCGCGCAGCTCGCCAGTACGGCGTACGGGCTGACGCGGCTGACGGCGGTCACCACGGTGGACAACGTCGCCTCCCAGAAGGTCCTCCACCGCGCCGGCTTCACCCCCACCGGCGACCTGCAACTGGACGGCCGCCCGGGCCTCAGCTACGCCTTGGAGCTGGCACCTGTGGACAATCCACAGCCCAGGAGCCGGCCGACCGGTTAA
- a CDS encoding chloramphenicol phosphotransferase CPT family protein: protein MTPQPRGRVLLLNGPSSSGKGSIGRALLPLLPDPWFLVPVDVISGLRSTVHTRQLTKDEIAEMLTRTRRGYHRAVAALASQGNDVIMDYPLSEPWRLTDLLEVLTGYDVTLVEVRCSEAELERRERARQDRPLGLARSQSVFEHKDRDLVVDTTNQTPEACAQIIAESLEQLDTPKAFDRLRAAAS, encoded by the coding sequence ATGACTCCTCAACCTCGTGGTCGGGTGCTCCTGCTCAACGGCCCATCGAGTTCAGGCAAAGGGTCGATCGGCCGCGCTCTGCTGCCCCTGCTGCCCGACCCGTGGTTCTTGGTTCCGGTCGACGTCATCAGCGGCTTGCGGTCCACCGTCCACACCCGCCAGCTCACCAAGGACGAGATCGCGGAGATGCTGACCCGCACCCGGCGCGGGTATCACCGAGCCGTCGCCGCCCTCGCCTCGCAGGGCAACGACGTGATCATGGACTACCCGCTCAGCGAGCCATGGCGGCTGACGGACCTGCTCGAGGTACTGACCGGGTACGACGTCACCCTGGTCGAAGTCCGCTGCTCGGAAGCGGAACTCGAGCGCCGAGAACGCGCCCGGCAGGATCGGCCCCTCGGTCTGGCCCGGTCGCAGTCCGTCTTCGAGCACAAGGATCGAGACCTCGTCGTCGACACCACGAACCAGACCCCGGAAGCGTGCGCGCAGATCATCGCTGAATCCTTGGAGCAACTGGACACCCCGAAGGCCTTCGACCGCTTGCGCGCTGCAGCGAGCTGA
- a CDS encoding methyltransferase domain-containing protein gives MSEPNASPDHKAIAELNRMVGELVASGNITDPRWRAAFSAVPRHLFVPRFYRNDEQGSSIVDSASEDDWLSAVYSDIHLVTTEDVRSSSTAPSLMASMLQALGLDGGERVLEIGTGTGYNAALLSERLGSEQVTSVDVDPGLVDQARERLALAGYRPLVTVADGVDGYPEASPYDAVIGTCRLDFVPLAWLRQLQPGGVIVTPLGAGVAVLRKGQTDTEARGHFLPDPAYFMPLRHQPEPEAVGELVELALHGVGVSRAYRCDLSIYRDNDARFWLDLTNPAIRTMTVDGTALAFRSDGAWARLADGVVTQGGPGALWDEVEAAHSAWEEDGRPARGEFRVSITGAGQEVYLADRPERMHRLDPWRR, from the coding sequence ATGAGTGAGCCGAACGCGAGTCCCGATCACAAGGCGATCGCAGAGCTGAACAGGATGGTCGGAGAACTTGTTGCGAGCGGCAACATCACTGATCCGCGGTGGAGGGCGGCTTTCAGCGCCGTCCCGCGGCACCTGTTCGTACCTCGCTTCTATCGGAACGACGAGCAGGGCAGTTCGATCGTTGACTCGGCGTCTGAGGACGACTGGCTGTCGGCCGTCTACTCGGACATCCACCTCGTCACCACCGAAGACGTCAGATCGTCCTCCACAGCTCCGAGTTTGATGGCGAGCATGCTGCAAGCACTCGGGCTGGACGGTGGCGAGCGGGTTCTCGAGATTGGCACCGGAACCGGCTACAACGCAGCCCTGCTCTCGGAGAGATTGGGTTCTGAGCAGGTGACCAGTGTCGATGTCGATCCTGGACTCGTCGATCAGGCTCGGGAAAGGCTCGCGCTGGCGGGTTACCGCCCGCTCGTCACCGTCGCAGATGGAGTCGATGGTTATCCGGAGGCCAGCCCGTACGACGCCGTGATCGGGACATGCCGGCTTGACTTCGTTCCGTTGGCTTGGCTTCGCCAGCTCCAGCCCGGCGGGGTCATCGTGACTCCGTTGGGTGCCGGCGTTGCCGTGCTTCGGAAAGGGCAAACAGACACTGAAGCGCGAGGTCACTTTCTTCCGGATCCGGCGTACTTCATGCCGCTTCGGCATCAGCCGGAGCCGGAAGCCGTCGGGGAGTTGGTTGAGCTCGCCTTGCACGGAGTCGGCGTCAGCCGTGCGTACCGGTGCGACCTCTCGATCTACCGCGACAACGACGCTCGGTTCTGGCTCGACCTGACGAATCCAGCCATTCGTACGATGACAGTGGACGGTACGGCGCTGGCATTCCGGTCGGATGGTGCCTGGGCGCGGCTGGCCGACGGCGTGGTGACGCAGGGCGGGCCCGGTGCCCTTTGGGACGAGGTGGAAGCTGCGCATAGTGCCTGGGAGGAGGATGGCCGCCCTGCGCGCGGAGAGTTCCGGGTGAGCATCACGGGCGCGGGTCAAGAGGTCTACCTCGCCGATCGCCCTGAACGGATGCACCGGCTGGATCCGTGGCGCCGGTAG
- a CDS encoding DUF664 domain-containing protein: protein MPVEYARHNGHADFLRERIDGATGE from the coding sequence ATACCCGTAGAGTACGCACGCCACAACGGCCACGCCGATTTCCTCCGCGAGCGCATCGACGGCGCCACGGGCGAATAG